Proteins encoded by one window of Desulfovibrio oxyclinae DSM 11498:
- a CDS encoding biotin carboxylase N-terminal domain-containing protein, whose translation MRACRKLGHDFVALYTEPDKDSGHVALAREWGGDKSLYRIHSYLDANEVLSVADESGATAVHPGYGFFAEDFRFARRVVRRDRPLLFIGPSWWVIRDLGDKINTKRIARGLGVPTIPGSDRPIYSELEAEEIAETLFAFQAEQGMKDSCVLVKASAGGGGMGIEEVEDPDEFRSVYRRIRNYAKRNFNDEGVLIEQRIFDFNHLEVQMLSEREGVSHVHFGTRNCSVQSTGKQKRIEVAPGFVPDELGYAFDAAGVLQSIIDHSLKMAAEVGYDSVGTWEWIVTPRGEPFLMEVNTRIQVENGVSAAVSRIKGEDGTDLIAEQIRLALGQPMGYGQEDITFEGVGIEYRIIAEKTAERFAPCSGTITRFEWQPQPWLTMHTQIPVDREYEIPMEYDPNLALAIIRGADLAEAKRRGVEFLDNLVLEGRGVGGFATNIDYLRERTATLLEF comes from the coding sequence ATGCGGGCCTGCCGCAAGCTCGGACACGATTTCGTCGCCCTTTACACCGAACCCGACAAGGACTCGGGTCATGTCGCCCTTGCGCGGGAATGGGGCGGTGACAAGTCGCTCTATCGCATCCACTCCTATCTCGACGCCAACGAAGTTCTCTCGGTGGCCGATGAATCCGGCGCGACTGCCGTGCATCCCGGCTACGGTTTTTTCGCCGAGGACTTCCGGTTCGCCAGAAGGGTGGTTCGCCGCGACAGGCCGCTGCTCTTCATCGGTCCTTCCTGGTGGGTCATTCGCGACCTCGGCGACAAGATCAATACCAAGCGCATCGCCCGCGGCCTGGGCGTTCCGACCATTCCGGGGTCGGACCGACCGATCTACAGCGAACTTGAAGCCGAGGAAATCGCCGAGACCCTTTTTGCCTTCCAGGCCGAGCAGGGCATGAAGGACTCCTGCGTGCTGGTCAAAGCCTCGGCAGGCGGAGGCGGAATGGGCATCGAAGAGGTTGAGGACCCTGACGAGTTCCGCTCCGTGTACCGGCGCATCCGCAACTACGCCAAACGGAATTTCAATGACGAAGGCGTGCTCATCGAGCAACGCATTTTTGACTTCAATCATTTGGAAGTGCAAATGCTTTCCGAACGAGAGGGAGTCTCGCACGTTCATTTCGGCACCCGGAACTGCTCCGTGCAATCCACGGGTAAACAAAAGCGCATCGAGGTCGCTCCGGGGTTCGTTCCGGACGAACTGGGATATGCCTTTGACGCGGCGGGGGTGCTACAGTCGATCATTGACCACTCCCTGAAAATGGCAGCCGAAGTTGGTTATGACTCCGTCGGAACGTGGGAATGGATCGTCACGCCAAGAGGCGAACCGTTCCTCATGGAAGTCAATACCCGCATTCAGGTGGAAAACGGGGTTTCCGCCGCTGTTTCCCGCATCAAGGGCGAGGACGGCACCGACCTCATCGCCGAGCAGATTCGTCTGGCTTTGGGACAGCCCATGGGATACGGTCAGGAGGACATCACCTTTGAAGGTGTCGGCATCGAATACAGGATCATAGCCGAAAAAACCGCCGAGCGCTTCGCTCCCTGCTCCGGAACCATCACACGTTTCGAATGGCAACCGCAGCCGTGGCTGACCATGCACACTCAGATTCCAGTGGACCGCGAATACGAAATTCCCATGGAATACGACCCGAACCTCGCGCTTGCGATCATCCGCGGCGCAGACCTCGCCGAAGCCAAACGCCGCGGCGTGGAGTTTCTGGACAACCTCGTTCTCGAAGGCAGGGGAGTTGGCGGTTTTGCCACCAACATCGACTACCTTCGCGAACGCACCGCGACACTGCTGGAGTTCTAG
- a CDS encoding PilZ domain-containing protein: MDFNISLPDAEEKLRRAFRTRVPGLTVEFLEQGKTLPVKDISATGFAVEGDSTMREGTSHPVKLLLNGKLFLSDIKANVIRVAENGIAGLNFEQLDRRQQQRLDKLVLEVQKRLIALKKNKDK, translated from the coding sequence ATGGACTTCAACATTTCCCTGCCTGACGCCGAAGAAAAACTCCGAAGGGCCTTCAGAACCCGCGTGCCCGGCCTGACTGTGGAATTTCTGGAGCAGGGCAAAACCTTGCCCGTCAAGGACATCTCCGCGACAGGATTTGCCGTGGAAGGTGACTCCACCATGCGCGAAGGCACATCGCATCCGGTCAAGCTGCTCCTCAACGGCAAACTTTTTCTTTCCGACATCAAGGCCAACGTCATTCGCGTGGCGGAGAACGGCATTGCCGGACTCAACTTCGAACAGCTTGACCGCCGGCAGCAACAACGGCTGGACAAACTCGTGCTCGAAGTGCAGAAAAGACTCATTGCCCTGAAGAAGAACAAAGACAAATAG
- a CDS encoding OmpA/MotB family protein — MKEDYDLYNIPLQEEEGDQQDWLTTFADLAMLLLVFFILLYSMSTLDTTKFSETFSSVTHALSGKMEKIATSRITREEAGVLIDQALMRRQIIESQRKVFAEVKTLQTTKGLEGVVSANFEDGVITIRVPGDVMFGSGRVTLSPEGKRLVSQLRDFFIKHPDQTIKILGYTDNTPVSGRGRFKDNWEISAMRAVNVLRMLLQMGIEPSRLTATGLADMNPIYPNTTPAYRAKNRRVEFVLEKRVTGR; from the coding sequence GTGAAAGAAGATTACGATCTGTACAATATCCCCTTGCAAGAAGAAGAGGGGGACCAACAAGACTGGCTGACGACATTTGCCGATCTGGCCATGCTGTTGCTCGTTTTCTTCATCCTGCTGTATTCCATGTCTACCCTCGACACCACCAAGTTTTCCGAAACATTTTCATCAGTAACCCACGCCCTGTCCGGCAAGATGGAGAAGATCGCCACCAGCCGCATCACCCGCGAGGAAGCAGGGGTGCTCATAGATCAGGCACTCATGCGCCGCCAGATCATCGAATCACAGCGCAAGGTCTTTGCTGAGGTTAAGACCCTTCAAACCACCAAGGGGCTTGAAGGGGTCGTCAGCGCAAATTTCGAAGACGGCGTCATCACAATCCGCGTCCCGGGCGACGTCATGTTCGGCTCCGGCAGGGTGACCCTCAGCCCGGAGGGTAAAAGGCTGGTTTCGCAACTCAGGGATTTCTTCATCAAGCACCCCGACCAGACCATCAAGATTCTCGGATACACCGACAACACCCCGGTGAGCGGACGGGGACGTTTCAAGGACAACTGGGAGATTTCGGCCATGCGGGCCGTTAACGTCCTTCGCATGTTGCTGCAGATGGGCATTGAGCCCTCGCGACTTACAGCAACCGGCCTTGCGGACATGAATCCTATCTATCCGAACACAACCCCCGCCTATCGCGCCAAGAACCGCAGGGTGGAGTTCGTGCTTGAAAAACGGGTTACCGGACGGTAA
- a CDS encoding motility protein A, translated as MDIATLLGLIIGLGLVVGAIVIGGAVDVFLNVPGMMIVVGGTLASIMVAFPFEEVLQAVKAAFKVFHQRKTSARDVVNIMVKVAEISRREGLLALENVQTENMVLKKSCQLIADNADTQLIHATLAIEINSMRRRHQVGQDVFKRLGSLAPAFGMMGTLIGLVQMLSRLNDPSTIGPAMAVAILTTFYGSAMSTLIFIPLAAKLKARTLQEQLNLEIIFEGAKSILENNNPRLVYEKLSSFLSPSERGD; from the coding sequence ATGGATATAGCAACCCTACTCGGACTCATCATCGGCCTCGGACTCGTCGTGGGCGCCATTGTCATCGGCGGTGCCGTGGACGTATTTCTCAACGTCCCCGGCATGATGATCGTGGTGGGCGGGACCCTTGCATCGATCATGGTCGCCTTTCCGTTCGAAGAAGTCTTACAAGCGGTGAAGGCGGCGTTCAAGGTCTTTCATCAGAGAAAAACCAGCGCGCGCGACGTGGTGAACATCATGGTCAAAGTGGCTGAAATCAGCCGCCGAGAAGGATTGCTGGCCCTTGAAAATGTCCAGACCGAGAACATGGTTCTCAAGAAATCCTGCCAGCTCATCGCGGATAACGCGGACACGCAGCTCATCCACGCGACGCTGGCCATCGAAATCAACTCCATGCGCAGACGCCATCAGGTGGGGCAGGACGTATTCAAGCGCCTCGGCAGCCTCGCTCCGGCCTTCGGAATGATGGGAACGCTCATCGGTCTCGTACAGATGCTCTCGCGACTCAACGATCCCTCCACCATCGGCCCGGCCATGGCAGTAGCCATTCTGACCACCTTCTACGGTTCGGCAATGTCCACGCTGATTTTCATTCCGCTCGCCGCAAAGCTCAAGGCGCGCACGCTTCAGGAGCAGCTCAACCTCGAAATCATCTTCGAGGGAGCCAAGTCCATTCTTGAAAACAACAACCCGCGACTGGTTTACGAGAAGCTCTCCTCGTTCCTGTCGCCCTCCGAGCGCGGGGACTAG
- a CDS encoding purine-nucleoside phosphorylase: MNKRRTVLQSVRYIQENVGKIQPASAGIVTGSGLGAVVDALDVEHSLPYSEIPGFPVSTVEGHAGKLVFGHAYGRPIVVMQGRIHLYEGFTPDEVVHGIRVFHELGIRTVILTNAAGALDPRFEVGRPMLVTDHINFSGASCLTGENVEDWGPRFPDMSRVYDLALRELAVRKALELEIPLERGVYVQVPGPNLETPAETRAYRRLGADAIGMSTALEAMAAVHCGMRVMALSCLTNKNVPDAMEETSHEAVLEAAERASRSIASLLMEILKDIPDTAEE; the protein is encoded by the coding sequence ATGAACAAGCGCAGGACCGTGCTGCAATCTGTTCGATATATACAGGAAAATGTGGGGAAAATACAACCCGCAAGCGCAGGAATCGTTACGGGCTCAGGCTTGGGCGCCGTGGTGGACGCTTTGGATGTCGAACACTCCCTGCCCTACTCCGAGATTCCGGGGTTTCCCGTTTCGACTGTGGAGGGCCACGCCGGGAAGCTGGTTTTCGGTCATGCCTATGGCCGCCCCATCGTCGTCATGCAGGGCAGAATCCACCTTTACGAAGGCTTTACGCCGGACGAAGTGGTGCACGGCATCCGGGTTTTTCACGAGCTGGGCATCAGAACCGTCATTCTCACCAATGCAGCGGGTGCCCTTGATCCACGGTTCGAGGTAGGTCGTCCCATGCTCGTGACCGACCACATCAATTTTTCCGGCGCGAGCTGCCTCACCGGAGAAAATGTGGAGGATTGGGGCCCGCGTTTTCCCGACATGAGCCGGGTCTACGATCTCGCTCTGCGTGAGTTGGCCGTTCGCAAGGCGTTGGAACTCGAAATTCCTCTTGAACGCGGGGTCTATGTTCAGGTTCCCGGACCCAATCTGGAAACTCCGGCCGAAACCCGCGCCTACCGTCGGCTCGGAGCAGACGCCATCGGCATGTCCACTGCTCTTGAAGCCATGGCCGCCGTGCATTGCGGCATGCGTGTCATGGCGCTTTCATGCCTGACGAACAAGAACGTCCCCGATGCCATGGAAGAAACGTCCCACGAAGCCGTGCTTGAGGCTGCAGAGCGAGCTTCCAGATCCATCGCATCTCTACTCATGGAAATCCTAAAGGATATTCCAGATACTGCCGAAGAGTAG
- a CDS encoding FlgO family outer membrane protein produces MLLLVSVLAASCSTVKDGAVSTYEFVFDSEPTATPVFPKKDDVLVDAAFDAADEMHSNVNRTLLPADSPVYITRFVNIENTADRSPFGKVVSEQIAVRLFQRGWRIADGAPPEDAVSKFDKQAEEHEDKDLILRETDYNIQPSMLVGSYEVGDESVLVHARVVRLRDKLVVAAHAWSLPMNDRVRDLLGLTEPADSMRPTVRTEF; encoded by the coding sequence ATGCTCTTACTCGTGTCGGTGTTGGCCGCGAGTTGTTCCACCGTGAAAGATGGCGCGGTTTCAACCTACGAGTTTGTTTTTGATAGCGAACCGACCGCCACTCCCGTTTTTCCGAAAAAGGACGATGTTCTGGTAGATGCCGCGTTTGATGCCGCCGACGAGATGCATTCCAACGTGAACCGGACATTGCTTCCGGCTGATTCTCCGGTATATATCACCCGTTTCGTGAATATTGAAAACACCGCCGACAGGTCCCCTTTCGGAAAAGTCGTATCCGAGCAGATTGCCGTGAGGCTCTTTCAGCGCGGCTGGCGGATTGCCGACGGAGCGCCGCCTGAGGATGCCGTGTCCAAGTTCGACAAGCAGGCTGAAGAGCACGAGGACAAGGACCTCATCCTGCGTGAGACGGATTACAATATACAACCGTCCATGCTCGTCGGAAGCTACGAAGTGGGCGACGAGTCTGTGCTGGTTCATGCGCGCGTCGTCCGTTTGCGGGACAAACTTGTGGTCGCAGCGCACGCATGGTCACTGCCCATGAATGATAGGGTGCGCGACCTCCTTGGCCTGACCGAACCGGCTGATAGTATGCGGCCCACCGTCCGGACCGAATTCTGA
- a CDS encoding tetratricopeptide repeat protein: protein MNNVKFVGHLNREGMKALSEGDLMNARFLLYQALDKCRLFKSPLNEAKIRNNLGLVLQQDGDLNSASENFQAALKIVRDEVGEETGIFKRIETNYRRCGCAA from the coding sequence ATGAATAATGTAAAATTTGTGGGACATCTCAATCGTGAAGGTATGAAGGCCCTGTCCGAAGGAGACCTGATGAACGCCAGGTTCCTCCTGTATCAGGCTCTCGACAAATGCCGTCTTTTCAAATCGCCTCTCAACGAAGCAAAGATTCGAAACAATCTCGGGCTGGTGCTTCAGCAGGATGGGGACTTGAATTCTGCGTCCGAGAATTTTCAGGCTGCATTGAAAATTGTAAGAGATGAAGTTGGTGAGGAAACCGGAATTTTTAAGCGAATCGAAACGAATTACCGCCGCTGCGGTTGCGCAGCTTAG
- the aroL gene encoding shikimate kinase AroL — translation MRNIYLIGPRGCGKTTIGKELADRLDMPFVDTDAVFLDRHGTIADFVAHNGWDAFRDAEAEILASIADRAGTVVGCGGGIVLRESNRELLRKGFCVYLKASADELARRLRADPSQEQRPSLTGNPLDDEIRQVLQEREPLYFDCANLVMKVSEPWRIADFVAEKVKSGFF, via the coding sequence ATGCGAAACATTTACCTGATAGGCCCCCGCGGTTGCGGCAAGACGACCATCGGCAAAGAACTGGCCGACAGGCTTGATATGCCCTTCGTGGACACGGATGCTGTCTTTCTTGACAGGCACGGCACCATAGCCGATTTCGTGGCCCACAACGGGTGGGACGCTTTTCGCGACGCCGAGGCCGAAATTCTCGCTTCTATTGCCGACAGGGCGGGAACTGTTGTCGGATGCGGCGGTGGAATCGTTCTTCGCGAAAGCAATCGCGAGCTCCTCAGGAAAGGTTTCTGCGTTTATCTCAAGGCATCCGCGGATGAGCTTGCGCGCCGACTCAGGGCTGACCCCTCTCAGGAACAGCGCCCTTCCCTGACAGGCAATCCGCTCGACGATGAAATACGACAGGTGTTGCAGGAGCGGGAGCCGCTATATTTTGACTGCGCCAATCTGGTGATGAAAGTCTCCGAGCCTTGGCGCATCGCTGATTTTGTTGCGGAAAAGGTTAAATCCGGCTTCTTCTGA
- a CDS encoding TrkH family potassium uptake protein — protein MRTKLLTPFWLPVHFFTLGILVGTVLLHADAAHPGQTLSWLDSLFTATSAMCVTGLIVVDTGSFFSPYGQGVILALIQLGGLGIMTYTSLALYLLGQHVSLADRLAVSNSLLHDPSFSLKSFLLRVVIGTFAIELVGTALLYFSHPGGFSLWSAFFHSISAFCNAGFSLYSDSLTRWQGDWGVCSIFMALIILGGLGFYVLNELATRIADAARLRPPRNGSCYFFTWHTSVVLKTTAFLIVAGTLAIYFAEMYGSGWSGPWHKELLKALFNSVTSRTAGFNTMEMADLTNVSLVLILMLMLIGGSPGSCAGGVKTTTFRAIWGFIVAQFKGAEQARVGRFALDLHSMRRALTLAVFAAFIVGFSSLALEITEGGDLPHHMVRGHFLDTLFEVVSAFGTVGLSTGITDSLSAPGKGVIIMLMFVGRLGPIWLLSALHSWQRPTRYKVPEDSLPLG, from the coding sequence ATGCGAACCAAGCTGCTGACGCCATTCTGGCTGCCGGTCCATTTCTTCACTCTCGGCATTCTTGTGGGAACAGTGCTGCTTCATGCTGACGCGGCTCATCCCGGCCAGACGCTTTCGTGGTTGGACAGCCTGTTCACGGCTACCTCCGCCATGTGCGTCACCGGCCTGATCGTCGTGGATACGGGGTCGTTCTTCTCCCCTTACGGACAGGGGGTAATCCTCGCCCTGATCCAACTGGGCGGCCTCGGCATCATGACTTACACCAGTCTGGCCCTCTACCTGTTGGGGCAACACGTTTCACTTGCGGACAGGCTGGCTGTCAGCAACAGCCTCCTGCACGATCCGAGCTTCAGCCTGAAGAGTTTCCTGCTGCGCGTGGTGATCGGCACTTTTGCCATAGAGCTGGTCGGAACCGCCCTGCTCTACTTCTCTCATCCCGGCGGGTTCTCCCTCTGGTCCGCCTTCTTTCACTCCATCAGCGCATTCTGCAACGCCGGTTTTTCACTGTATTCGGACAGCCTGACCCGTTGGCAGGGTGATTGGGGCGTCTGTTCGATCTTCATGGCACTCATCATCCTCGGTGGGCTTGGCTTCTACGTACTCAACGAGTTGGCGACCCGAATTGCGGACGCGGCCCGTCTGCGACCTCCCAGAAACGGAAGTTGTTATTTTTTCACATGGCATACCAGCGTCGTGCTCAAAACGACCGCTTTTCTCATAGTGGCAGGAACTCTGGCCATCTATTTTGCCGAGATGTACGGCAGCGGCTGGTCCGGGCCATGGCACAAGGAGTTGCTCAAGGCCCTGTTCAATTCGGTTACCAGCCGTACCGCCGGATTCAACACCATGGAAATGGCAGACCTGACGAACGTGTCGCTGGTGCTCATTCTCATGCTCATGCTCATCGGCGGCTCGCCTGGATCCTGTGCTGGCGGGGTGAAAACCACCACGTTCCGCGCGATTTGGGGATTCATCGTCGCCCAGTTCAAAGGTGCCGAGCAGGCTCGGGTCGGACGCTTCGCTCTGGATCTGCATTCCATGCGGCGGGCGCTGACGCTGGCTGTCTTCGCGGCTTTCATCGTCGGCTTCTCTTCCCTTGCACTCGAAATAACTGAAGGCGGCGACCTGCCGCATCACATGGTTCGCGGGCATTTTCTGGATACACTTTTCGAGGTGGTGTCTGCATTCGGAACCGTGGGACTCTCCACCGGGATCACCGACTCGCTTTCCGCTCCGGGCAAAGGTGTGATAATCATGCTCATGTTCGTGGGCAGGCTCGGCCCCATCTGGCTGCTCTCGGCACTGCACAGTTGGCAGCGGCCGACGAGATACAAGGTTCCCGAAGACAGCCTGCCGCTTGGCTAA
- a CDS encoding potassium channel family protein has translation MTKQREIGVIGLGKFGGSLALALQELEIDVLAIDRYEANVRQMRDRLPQVFQADGTDKAALEQLGFNDMEQVVVSIGNSMESSILVVLNLQDLGVKNIWVKAVSSQHEKVLQRLGVDFVVFPEQFVAKQMAHRLAVPGIMDYLGLGDDVLTREIEVEEWQNRTLRDLDLTNEHQVQVVAIKYKGSEHFTFVPSPDKPLEEGDVLVVLGKAENVLKLKKT, from the coding sequence ATGACGAAACAACGCGAAATCGGAGTAATAGGACTCGGCAAATTCGGCGGTTCTCTTGCGCTGGCTCTGCAGGAGCTGGAGATCGACGTACTGGCCATAGACCGTTACGAGGCCAATGTGCGCCAGATGCGTGACCGGCTGCCGCAGGTCTTTCAGGCCGACGGCACTGACAAGGCCGCACTGGAACAGCTGGGATTCAATGATATGGAGCAGGTGGTGGTTTCCATCGGCAATTCCATGGAATCCAGCATTCTGGTTGTGCTGAACCTGCAGGACCTGGGGGTCAAGAACATCTGGGTCAAGGCCGTGAGTTCACAGCATGAAAAGGTGCTGCAGCGGCTCGGGGTGGACTTCGTGGTTTTTCCCGAGCAGTTCGTGGCCAAGCAGATGGCTCACAGGCTGGCTGTTCCCGGCATCATGGACTACCTCGGTCTCGGCGACGACGTGCTGACACGCGAGATCGAAGTGGAGGAATGGCAGAACCGCACGCTCAGGGATTTGGATCTCACCAACGAGCATCAGGTGCAGGTCGTTGCCATCAAATACAAGGGCAGCGAGCATTTCACATTCGTCCCGAGTCCTGACAAACCGCTGGAGGAAGGCGACGTGCTCGTGGTTCTCGGCAAAGCGGAAAACGTTCTCAAGCTCAAGAAAACCTAG